One Aegilops tauschii subsp. strangulata cultivar AL8/78 chromosome 7, Aet v6.0, whole genome shotgun sequence genomic window carries:
- the LOC109736406 gene encoding uncharacterized protein, whose protein sequence is MIGNYNAVRKLENHFEGLELHHVPRLKNQATDDLANIGSTRKDVPKNVFLEHLHCPMIKEDPFVKEAPQPVGPSNPTEVDIPAVIDLVQEVLVITPKWTEPYLAYLLRQELPEDAAEARQIVHWSKAFTIMGVTQRCISQEEG, encoded by the coding sequence ATGATAGGCAACTACAATGCAGTCAGAAAGCTGGAGAACCACTTTGAAGGACTGGAGCTTCATCATGTACCTCGACTCAAGAACCAAGCAACTGATGATTTGGCCAATATAGGCTCCACTCGGAAGGATGTCCCCAAGAATGTGTTCCTTGAGCACCTACACTGTCCCATGATCAAGGAAGACCCTTTCGTGAAGGAGGCCCCGCAACCAGTCGGTCCATCAAATCCGACCGAGGTGGACATTCCTGCGGTGATCGACCTGGTCCAAGAGGTCCTTGTTATCACTCCCAAATGGACCGAACCCTATTTGGCTTACCTGCTCAGGCAGGAGCTCCCGGAAGATGCAGCTGAGGCTCGTCAGATCGTCCACTGGTCTAAAGCCTTCACCATCATGGGAGTCACCCAGCGCTGCATATCACAAGAAGAAGGATAA